Genomic segment of Bacteroidota bacterium:
AAATGCAATAAATAAGAACGGAAGGAATATTAATTTCTTTATCATAAATTATTGTTTGATGAATTTTATGTTTTTAAGTATGTTTCCCGATTGATATAAAGATAAAAAATAAATACCAGGTGATAGTTGATCAATGTTTTCTATAAAATTATTTTCTCCCTCATTGCATAACAGAGATTTGTTTTCCATTATTCTTCCTGTAATATCTGATATTATTATTTGTAGGTTCTCTGCGGCAACTTGCGGAAAATTTATAGAAAAATTTAATTCATCCATAACAGGATTTTCTGCAATGAAAAGATTAAAATTATTTGAAGGTTGATCTGTAATAATATCAACTGCATCACCACTTTTATAAATTACCTGCGTAGTTGTTTCCACCCCAAGAATTTCCTGCGCATTTATTTGAAGAATGGGTATTCCGTTTTCTTTTGCCATCCAACGGTATTCTATTGTTGTATAAGTAATTTCATAAGGTACATCTGCATATACAATATTATCTGTGATCAAAATTTCTGAACGCATCCTCAAAACATCAAAAGTTCCACCCGGTATTGTTATGGATCCCCAACCATCAATTTCATTTGTTCTTGATCGCTGTTCTGTCCATGTTGCAATACCGGGAATATCAATGTCAAATCCGGTTTCAGAATTTGTATTGTCGTTGTATGTTGCAGGAAATTCAAAAATGGTTTCTGTTTCATCATATCCGATAGGAAATGGAATACCTGCAATTATTCCGGCAAAACCTGTTTGCCCGAAAATATCATCATCGCGTTCATAAAAATTAAACACGTCTTCTATTGTGATAAAATCATTTGCAACATCAACTCCTGTTTGTTCGGCAACATCAGAAGCCAACCATAAAAAAAAGTAAAAGGGATCCGTATCATATACATCCACCCATTTTGAGGTGTCTGCAGCAAGTGCTGTGAGGTCGCTGAAATCCCAAGTGTGATCCGGACCGGTATCGCTGCCATCAAAACCTATAACTGGATTTGCATTGGTAACTAAAAATTCCTGACCCTGATCTGCTATATCATCAACCGATAAAATAATGGGCGATTGAGCGGAAATTGTAAAAGCAAGGAAGCACAGAAATAATAGGGAGGTATAATTTTTCATTGTATAAAATATTTGTGAAGATAAGGCAAATATTACTATCTTCAATACATGAAAACCTTGTTTAGTATTGTAACAATTGTGATTCTGATCGCCTGTAAACCTAGTCCCAAAAAGATATATCTCCGAATGTTTGAACAAATGGACCCTCCACATAATAGTTTACAAAAAGTTGTGGTTACCGCCTATGATGTAAATTATTCACGTGGAATGATGCGATTATATGAAAGAAATGACACTGCAACATCCTGGGGAAATGCAGTAATGTCGTTTGAAGTTGTAGTAGGTAAAAATGGATTTGCATTTGATTCCACACAGTTTAATAAATTGGAATACGGACATTACAAACACGAAGGAGATGGTTGTTCACCTGCCGGTATATTTACCTTGGGAAAAATATTCAGTTATCATGATACAGCAGGTTTGAAAATGCCTTTCGAACAAGTGGATGTAAATGATCTTTGTGTGGATGATGTTAATTCTAAATATTATAATTTATTAATTGATGACGATACCATAATTAATAAAGATTATACCAGTTTTGAACGCATGCAAAGAGAGGATCTGCAATACGAATATGGTGTTTGGGTAAATTATAATACGGCACCTCAGGTTCCCGGAATGGGTTCCTGTATATTTTTACATATTTGGAAAGATCCATCCCATGCAACATCAGGATGCACGGCAATGAGCAAAGAAAATATGTTGAAATTAATAAATTGGTTGGATGAAAAAAAGAACCCTGTTTTAATTCAATATGTAGAATAGATAAATTAAATACCTCTTTTAATTAAATTATATGAATGTGCAATTCCTGTTATTTGATCAACAAGTGTGGGCGGAATTTCCATTACAACTTCCGGAAATAATTTAGTTTGAAATCCTTCGAAATCTTTTGCCCATTCTTTGTGATTATAAACACAAACCGGAAGACAAGCGGAACAATATTTATGTTTTGCAAAATAGGGAAAACATTTTCCGGTATCAACTTGATATCTGTCGTTGCCAAGATGATCTTTTCCTGCGGCGGGATTTCGTTCATCGGGAATAGCATTTGCAGGACAATATATTCGGCATGCTTTACAGTTATCACAAAATTTTGCAATACCGGCATCGATAGGTTTATCAATGCTGAGTTCCAAAGATGTAATAACACATCCCAACCTAAATAAAGGACCCATTTTAGGATGTATAATTGAGCCATGTCGACCCAATTCTCCAAAACCTGCTTTTAAAGCAAGAGGTATATGCATTACATCGCTGTCGCCGATAGGATGTTCCACTTTACATGCATAACCGAGACTTCTAACAAATTCTGCAAGAGCAATCACTACCTCTCCAAGAGCAAAATAAATTCGCAGACATTCAATTGCAGAATCATCAGAAGGAACAACCTGAAATTCACG
This window contains:
- a CDS encoding T9SS type A sorting domain-containing protein, encoding MKNYTSLLFLCFLAFTISAQSPIILSVDDIADQGQEFLVTNANPVIGFDGSDTGPDHTWDFSDLTALAADTSKWVDVYDTDPFYFFLWLASDVAEQTGVDVANDFITIEDVFNFYERDDDIFGQTGFAGIIAGIPFPIGYDETETIFEFPATYNDNTNSETGFDIDIPGIATWTEQRSRTNEIDGWGSITIPGGTFDVLRMRSEILITDNIVYADVPYEITYTTIEYRWMAKENGIPILQINAQEILGVETTTQVIYKSGDAVDIITDQPSNNFNLFIAENPVMDELNFSINFPQVAAENLQIIISDITGRIMENKSLLCNEGENNFIENIDQLSPGIYFLSLYQSGNILKNIKFIKQ
- a CDS encoding L,D-transpeptidase family protein, with translation MKTLFSIVTIVILIACKPSPKKIYLRMFEQMDPPHNSLQKVVVTAYDVNYSRGMMRLYERNDTATSWGNAVMSFEVVVGKNGFAFDSTQFNKLEYGHYKHEGDGCSPAGIFTLGKIFSYHDTAGLKMPFEQVDVNDLCVDDVNSKYYNLLIDDDTIINKDYTSFERMQREDLQYEYGVWVNYNTAPQVPGMGSCIFLHIWKDPSHATSGCTAMSKENMLKLINWLDEKKNPVLIQYVE